The Pseudomonas fluorescens genome includes a window with the following:
- a CDS encoding alpha/beta hydrolase — protein MMLKLLALSLTLFTGLLSGVAQATVLQRPISLDTGNGELFGSLLLPKSDTPVPVVLIISGSGPTDRDGNNPDGGRNDSLKRLAWVLARHNIASVRYDKRGVAASLAATPDERNLSVEAYVADAVAWSHKLAADPRLGPLILLGHSEGALIASLAAPQTNAAAVISLSGSARPIDQVLRQQLSNRLPPPLMLRSNELLDSLKAGRPDDNVPAQLLVIFRPSVQPYLISLFRQDPARAFATLKMPALIIQGSNDIQVSVDDARQLKAAKPDAELALIEGMNHVMRIVPNDVKRQLASYKDPNLPLAAELGTRLLRFIDSLAAR, from the coding sequence ATGATGTTAAAGCTGCTTGCTCTAAGCCTTACCTTGTTCACCGGCCTGCTTTCCGGCGTGGCCCAGGCCACGGTGCTGCAACGCCCCATCAGCCTCGATACAGGCAATGGTGAGCTTTTCGGCTCGTTGTTGCTGCCCAAGTCCGACACGCCGGTGCCGGTTGTCCTGATCATTTCCGGTTCGGGTCCTACGGATCGCGACGGCAACAACCCCGACGGTGGACGCAACGACAGCCTCAAGCGCCTGGCCTGGGTCCTGGCCAGGCACAACATTGCCAGCGTGCGCTATGACAAACGCGGCGTAGCGGCCAGCCTCGCGGCGACCCCGGACGAGCGCAACCTGAGCGTCGAGGCCTATGTGGCCGATGCCGTGGCCTGGAGCCACAAGCTCGCCGCCGATCCGCGCCTGGGCCCATTGATCCTGCTGGGCCACAGCGAAGGCGCGTTGATCGCCAGCCTCGCCGCGCCCCAGACCAACGCGGCGGCGGTGATTTCACTGTCTGGCAGCGCCAGGCCGATCGACCAGGTGCTGCGTCAACAATTGAGCAACCGCTTGCCACCGCCGCTGATGTTGCGCAGCAACGAGCTGCTCGACAGCCTCAAGGCCGGTCGGCCCGACGATAACGTGCCGGCACAACTGCTGGTCATTTTCCGCCCCAGCGTACAGCCCTATCTGATCTCGTTGTTCCGCCAGGACCCGGCCCGGGCCTTTGCGACATTGAAGATGCCTGCCTTGATCATCCAGGGCAGCAACGATATCCAGGTCAGCGTCGATGACGCCAGGCAGTTGAAAGCCGCCAAGCCCGACGCTGAATTGGCGCTGATCGAGGGTATGAACCACGTGATGCGCATCGTGCCCAACGACGTGAAACGGCAACTGGCCTCCTACAAGGATCCCAACCTGCCCCTGGCGGCCGAGCTGGGTACGCGGCTTTTGCGTTTTATTGACTCGTTAGCCGCCCGTTAG
- the aroC gene encoding chorismate synthase, which yields MSGNTYGKLFTVTTAGESHGPALVAIVDGCPPGLEISLDDLQRDLDRRKPGTSRHTTQRQEADEVEILSGVFEGRTTGCAIGLLIRNTDQKSKDYSAIKDLFRPAHADYTYHHKYGERDYRGGGRSSARETAMRVAAGAIAKKYLASQGIVIRGYMSQLGPIEIPFKTWDSVEQNAFFCPDPDKVPELEAYMDQLRRDQDSVGAKITVVAEGVMPGLGEPIFDRLDAELAHALMSINAVKGVEIGAGFACVAQRGTEHRDELTPDGFLSNNAGGILGGISSGQPIVAHLALKPTSSITTPGRSIDIHGNPVDVITKGRHDPCVGIRATPIAEAMMAIVLMDHLLRHRGQNADVRVSTPVLGQL from the coding sequence ATGTCCGGCAATACCTACGGCAAGCTGTTCACTGTCACCACCGCGGGCGAAAGCCATGGCCCGGCGTTGGTCGCCATTGTCGACGGCTGCCCGCCGGGCCTGGAGATTTCCCTGGATGACCTGCAGCGTGACCTGGACCGCCGCAAGCCCGGCACCAGCCGCCACACCACCCAGCGCCAGGAAGCCGATGAAGTCGAAATCCTTTCCGGCGTGTTCGAAGGGCGCACCACCGGCTGCGCCATCGGCCTGTTGATCCGCAACACCGACCAGAAGTCCAAGGACTACTCGGCGATCAAGGATCTGTTCCGCCCGGCCCACGCCGACTACACCTACCATCACAAATACGGCGAGCGCGACTACCGTGGCGGCGGTCGCAGCTCGGCGCGGGAAACCGCCATGCGCGTGGCGGCTGGGGCGATTGCCAAGAAGTACCTGGCCAGCCAGGGCATCGTGATTCGTGGCTACATGAGCCAGTTGGGCCCCATCGAAATCCCGTTCAAGACCTGGGATTCGGTGGAGCAGAACGCCTTCTTCTGCCCCGACCCGGACAAGGTGCCGGAACTCGAGGCCTACATGGACCAACTGCGCCGGGACCAGGATTCGGTCGGCGCGAAGATCACCGTGGTCGCCGAAGGGGTGATGCCGGGCCTGGGCGAGCCGATCTTCGACCGCCTCGACGCCGAGCTGGCCCACGCGCTGATGAGCATCAACGCGGTGAAGGGCGTGGAGATCGGCGCCGGTTTCGCCTGTGTCGCCCAGCGCGGCACCGAGCACCGTGACGAACTGACTCCGGATGGTTTCCTGAGCAACAATGCCGGCGGTATCCTCGGCGGCATTTCCTCGGGCCAGCCAATCGTGGCGCACCTGGCCTTGAAACCGACGTCCAGCATCACCACGCCGGGCCGCTCCATCGACATTCATGGCAACCCGGTGGACGTCATCACCAAGGGCCGTCATGACCCGTGCGTCGGCATCCGTGCCACGCCCATCGCCGAGGCGATGATGGCGATCGTGCTGATGGATCACCTGCTGCGTCATCGCGGCCAGAACGCCGACGTCCGCGTCAGCACCCCGGTGCTAGGGCAACTTTGA